In Corynebacterium afermentans subsp. afermentans, a genomic segment contains:
- a CDS encoding TIGR00730 family Rossman fold protein encodes MNSPVMISVAAIVFTDEQGRVLCVRKHTSPRFQLPGGKPEPGETLVDTALRETREEVGLDVDPEDLSYLGQFSAPASNEPGCTVTSTVFLHPGTGLSPAPAAEIAEARWIDPTAPDAELAPLLRGEIFPALKSREIEAIAVYAGAREGTNPNNAALARAFGEALADADITLVYGGSKVGLMGEVAEGASTSIGILTEHLANYELQYEGLERLEVVTTMSERKARMSELADAIVALPGGAGTLDELFEEWTSQQLGLHQKPIGLLGSEFWAPLVAMIDHMVDQGFMRPTDRAHMVVADDPQELLAKLRAWAPPVPRWL; translated from the coding sequence GTGAATAGTCCCGTGATGATCTCCGTAGCCGCCATCGTGTTCACCGACGAGCAGGGCCGCGTGCTGTGCGTTCGCAAACACACCAGCCCGCGGTTCCAGCTGCCGGGCGGCAAGCCGGAGCCCGGCGAGACGCTGGTGGACACCGCGCTGCGCGAGACCCGGGAGGAGGTCGGCTTGGACGTCGACCCGGAAGATTTGAGCTACCTGGGCCAGTTCAGCGCACCCGCCTCCAACGAGCCAGGCTGCACCGTCACTTCCACGGTGTTTTTGCACCCCGGCACCGGCCTGTCCCCCGCGCCTGCCGCGGAGATCGCCGAGGCCCGCTGGATCGACCCCACGGCCCCCGATGCCGAGCTCGCACCGCTGCTGCGCGGCGAGATTTTCCCGGCGCTGAAGTCCCGCGAGATCGAAGCCATCGCCGTCTACGCCGGGGCGCGCGAGGGCACCAACCCGAACAACGCCGCGTTGGCCAGGGCGTTCGGCGAGGCGCTCGCGGACGCCGACATCACTTTGGTCTACGGCGGGTCAAAGGTGGGGCTGATGGGTGAGGTGGCCGAAGGGGCGTCGACAAGCATTGGCATACTCACCGAGCACCTAGCCAACTACGAGCTGCAGTACGAAGGCCTCGAGCGCCTCGAGGTGGTGACCACCATGTCCGAGCGCAAGGCCCGCATGAGCGAGCTTGCCGACGCCATCGTGGCCCTGCCCGGCGGCGCCGGCACCCTCGACGAGCTGTTCGAGGAATGGACCAGCCAACAACTCGGCCTGCACCAAAAACCCATCGGGCTGCTGGGCAGCGAATTCTGGGCGCCGCTGGTGGCGATGATCGACCACATGGTGGACCAGGGCTTCATGCGCCCGACGGACCGCGCGCATATGGTCGTCGCCGACGACCCGCAGGAGCTCCTGGCCAAACTGCGCGCATGGGCGCCGCCGGTGCCACGCTGGCTCTAG
- a CDS encoding DUF2020 domain-containing protein yields the protein MRLRVPTALFVLALAGCSQEPSPIDDPSAAPAPEPTLPVQALPDTPRDSWTECPYLDTEWVAQTNGQRVTGVGTDTRFNPPACQFWSYPEEPQLTVLVRHMDSVEDARAVVDFVAPVDLTQPATLPGGWDGGRHGGGDVPGRIGAAYAVAKGPTAVAVFTNQHESVKAETVAKEVIANLAL from the coding sequence ATGCGTCTGAGAGTACCCACCGCCCTGTTCGTGCTCGCCCTCGCCGGGTGTTCGCAGGAGCCTTCGCCTATCGACGACCCTTCGGCCGCCCCCGCGCCCGAACCCACCCTGCCCGTGCAGGCCCTGCCCGACACCCCGCGCGATAGCTGGACCGAGTGCCCCTACCTGGACACCGAATGGGTCGCGCAGACCAACGGCCAGCGCGTCACCGGCGTGGGCACGGACACCCGCTTCAACCCGCCAGCCTGCCAGTTCTGGTCCTACCCCGAGGAGCCGCAGCTGACCGTGCTGGTGCGCCACATGGATTCTGTGGAAGACGCCCGAGCCGTGGTGGACTTCGTCGCCCCGGTGGACCTGACCCAGCCGGCGACGCTGCCCGGCGGGTGGGACGGCGGCCGCCACGGCGGCGGGGACGTGCCCGGCCGCATCGGCGCAGCGTACGCCGTGGCCAAGGGGCCCACCGCGGTGGCGGTGTTCACCAACCAGCACGAGTCCGTCAAGGCCGAAACGGTGGCGAAAGAAGTAATCGCTAACCTGGCCCTGTGA